The sequence below is a genomic window from Babesia bigemina genome assembly Bbig001, chromosome : II.
GATAAATCGTAATTTGATTGGATTATATCGCGTGACATAATGAACTATTTACAGTATTCAGGGCAAACACATGCTACCTTTGAATACATCCTAGTATAATGATTTCACAATGTGCAACTTCGCACCAATGGATGAGTACACCAACTCACAGGAACTCCATCACAGTTTGGACTTTTAATAAAATCAGGCCTAAATCACCAATGGAGATGGATTGCGACAAAGGCATTTTGGTTACAACAGCGTAATGTGAATCTTGTAGGTAACATGCTGGAGAGAACAACACTTCAAGCCTTACCGCCGCTACTGCATGCTTAAACACCATTTACAACACGGGATTGACAGATTGAAGGCTGAAGGCTGTGAGGTGTATCAATCTTTGGATGTTCTAGAATGGGTGATGACGATACTTTGGCAAAGGCGTGGTAGCAATGTAACAACAGCAACCCCGTGACCACGTAGAAGGAAATTCATGAGAAAGTTTTCATTACCAATGATCAGAAGACTTTTTAATTCGGGCAATGAATGCTTATTCAATGTTTTCTAGGAGCTTACATCCTAATTGGCCATTGCCTACGGTGGTTGAAACCGACtgaagcagttggtgagaTAAAATGGTTCTTTACAGATCAAAGAGAGCAATCAAGTGTTTTAAAAACAATAAGTCAAACTAATAGTTGAGCTTTATAAAGTCGATTTTGaaggtgtagtagttggaGAATGTAGCTTCACAAATGCTGGTGAACTCAGAGTGCTGCGGGGAAAATTGCATTGTTGCCTAGGAAATCGAGTGCACATTGCCAGACGAAGTAACATGATGTATTTATTCTTAGTCACTAATCTCATGGCGCCATAATTACAAAATTAGATGCAATACATCTCCCGTTATTTAAGTCATGCAAATGCTACCTTATACACCCCGCGCCCAGCTTGGAATATTAAGTCACGGAAGCTACGATTTCGGATGTTCATTAAATCATAACATGACATTAACTATTGTGTCACGCCAATAACTAATGTGTATCAGATTCGTAGCAGTGTGTTGCAAGTTCATGTTCACCAGGTGTGCCATGCATCTACAACATCGGATTCCTTAAACAATTCCATTTGCTCTGCAGTGTACGGTACCAAACACAAGGGGAACACACTTTGTCATGTATCGCATATGCGATAAATAAAGTGTAGAATCACCAGCATGGCATCAACTCCCTCTAACGGAGAGTATGTGCAGCATGATAAGAGTGGGACAATTACAAAGGTTTGGTGTGGCAATAGGTTTGTTACTGTCAACGAGCTTTGCTCAGGATGTAAAAAGTTGGCAGGTGCCGTGGGAGATAACTGCTGCCCCGTGGGATGCAGACGATGCAAAAAAATATGTGAAAACAGAGTACCTGGTATAAATGGAGAGCATGACATAAACGTGAAGTGCACATGTCGTAATTGTGAGTGTGGGTGTTGTTACGAACTTTGTAACTGCTGTGAGTGGTGTCCTCGTAGCTTTTGTAAAGGTGCAGGAACTTGTAAAGGGTTTGTCCTCAACAAACCTGGAGAACAACCATGTCCCACAGACAAATGTCGAGGCCACGGTCTCATCGATAAGCGGGGTAACATACGCAAGCACGACGATGGTAAATGCCATGGCCACGAGCCAGAAACTGtatataaatgctacttcgGAGAAGAGCGCGACGAATTCGGCAATTGCACCATGAAGTGCAAAGATTGTGGCACAACTTGTTTTCAGGGTTTATATTACCGAGTCGGTTATGCAGTTGTTCCCATTATGCAGTTGTTCCCATGTTGCTAGTTCTTGTAGGCCTCTTCATTTTCTGGGCCATGTTTCCTGAGAAATTTCACGCGATGATGGGTAAAATACGTGCGACATTTGCTAACTCAAGTGAGAGTTCTAGAGCAACCACGAAAAGTCTTGTTGGTAAAAGGATTCCCGAAGAGATAAACAATGAAAAATACCCTGCTCTCCGTCCAAGGGCATACGCTGGCTTGTCGTCAGCGTAGTGTTTTAATGTCGCAGTAACAATTGTAATCGCAATGAAGTGGCGCCCATAATTATTAAATGTTCTCACTTCCAGACTGTTGGTAATACTCTGCAAAATGAGTTCTAGTATTCTGGTTGAGAATCGAAGAGTAATCTTCGACCATCTCACAGTATCACCCACAATACGCTCACTGCTTCACGTGGTCCACATAGCTGGCAACTCAGTGCGTAATGTAGCTATAATGCATCTTTTTTTATTATAGATGCGCCTTGTTAAGTCAACAAAAATCATCTACACCGCCCGAACCAATCCAGCTGATCGCCCGGTAGCAACGGTGCATGATGAATGGAAGCGCCAGTTGTATGAAGATTCTAAACTAATCGTCTGCTCTATTCGAAAGTGTACCATATGTGGGCACAAAAGACAGTTAAATTACATCGGTAGTTCAGTTATTGATAGCCTCCTCGTAGTCCTTCTCGAGGGCGGCAACGTCCTCGCGGGCCTCTTCGAACTCACCCTCCTCCATTCCCTCTCCGAGGTACCAGTGCACGAAGGCCTTCTTGGCGTACATGACGTCAAATTTGGAGTCCATGCGAATGAAAACTTCGGAGATTGAGGTGGAGTTGGAGATCATGCAGACGGCGCGGCTAACCTTGGCGAGGTCATCACCGGGAACGACACATGGCGGCTGGTAGTTGATGCCGAACTTGAAACCGGTGGGTGACCAGTCGACAAAGCGCACGGCCTTCTTGCTCTTAACGTGTCCAATGGCAGAGTTGACGTCCTTGGGTACAACGTCACCGCGGTACATAAGGCAACAGGCCATGTAGTGGCCGAGACGGGGGTCGCATTCCGCCATCATCGAAGCGGTGTCGAAAGCTGAGTTGGTGATTTCAGCCACCGACATGAACTCGTGTTTGGCCTTGCGGGAGCTGATGATGGGGGCGTAAGACGAGAGCATGAAGTGGATCCTGGGGTATGGCACCAAGTTGGTCTGGAACTCGTTCATGTCAACGTTCAGAGCGCCGTCGAAACGCAGAGAAGTTGTCAAGGAGGAGATAACCTGGGCAATGATGCGGTTGAGGTTCTTGTAGATGGGACGGCCAATGTCGAGGTTCTTCTTGCAGATGGAGTAGATGGCCTCGTTGTCGAGGACAACGGCGACGTCAGTGTTCTCCAGCAAGGAGTGAGTGGACAAGACTGAGTTGTAGGGCTCAACAACCGCGGTAGACACCTGGGGAGATGGCCATATGCAGAAGTTCAGCTTGGTCTTGCGCTCGTATTCGGCTCCGACGTTCTCCAACAGCAGGCTGCCGGTACCCGAACCCGTACCACCGCCGACGGCCGAGAAGAAGAGGAAACCTTGGATGCTGTCACAAGCGTCACTCAACTTGCGAATGCGGTCCATAGCGGGGTTCATGATTTCGCTGCCAGTGGTGTACCTTCCGCGGGCGAAgttgttggctgcatctTCTTTGCCGGACATCAACTGCTCAGGGTGGAACAGGCCACTGTAGGCGCCCCTGCGCACTTCGTCCACAACCGAGGGCTCAAGGTCGACAAATAAGCACCTAGGTACCTGCGCCCGTGTTAAAACCAATCAAGAAATGCAATCGAACACATTTCGCCAAAGCGCAAAACCATTAATATAATCATCACATTCAATTCACAACACTCCAAAAATCAACATATGACTGCAGCATATCGAACTATGTTCTACCACACCAACATTGCGGCATGAAAGATAACTTCGCCATCCCATACGTAGTCACATCATGACAACCTACATGTTTGCCGGAAGCGGTCTCTGCGAAAAAGGCGTGGAAAGCCTTGTCTTCGTCACCGGATCCGCTGGCTTCCTTATTTTCCGTGGTTCCATCAGGTGCTATTCCATGCTCGATGCAAAATAACTCCCTGAGAAAGCATTATATCCCGCGAATCGTTGACAGTTAATGTATTAATAATGCCATTCCTACTTCACAAGACAGCAATCTGGGCGTTAAATAGCTCGCCAATAAGATTCTACTCACAAAACACTTCGATTGTACCGATATGGAAGTGTACTTACCAGACTGCGTTTCCGACTTGGACACCGGCTTGGCCGACGTGAACAGCAATAACCTCTCTCATTGTCAATGATTTCAAACGTAATTGAAATGCACCCTAAGTGATTGTTTGACTTTGAAGTCCTGAAGATTGCGCAAGTGATAGGTATAGGTTATAACCCCGCTATATTTATAGTATGGCATGGAGACCTTACGACGTGTCTCCGTCGCGACAACTTGGCGTTGCAGATCCGGCAAGACAGAACAGAGACCTCGGGTACCCGTGTACTTCATGGGGGAGGTATTAAGACGGAAATATACGTCGTTTGATACCGGTAACGAGTCTTTTTTGATTCACAGTGCGCCATGGCGTCTCCGAACAATGGGAGACTTCCATGGGCCGTAGCATTTTTCAACGACATCAGACAGCAAAGATCGTGTTAAATCAACCTGATGTGTAAAAGTATACCCATAGATACCGGCAGACAGCCTGCTAAAGCCCTTTATTAGCGGATCAATGCATTGCCGCCGAGTATATCGCCGATGTAACACACGACACAAGAATCACTTCTACAAATTCGACAAAACGTTCAAAACATAAAAATACATATAATGTAAAGAAGAGCCTTAACGCTTAGCGGGCAGCTTAACAACAACCGCGAGAGCTACCGCCACGAGACATGGGCGCGCCGCGCGGCAATTCTTACGCCGTCCGCAGCTCGCAAATATTAGTCGAACAGTGCACGTGAATAACGTTTGCGATTGCCATTTAGCAATATCACGGAAAATTTAGGCTCATCCCGGCTCATGCTGCCCAAGTTGCTGCGTCATCTGAGCGCAAAAAAATATCGACACGTCTGTCGTACTGTGCATGTTCGCTGCTATTCGAATAGATAAAGTCTACTAATCAGATAGCAGCAAAGCGGCACCCGGGTACCGATGCCATCGCCATATCACACACCCATATCGCGATTCAGACACGCAGGTAGCCGTGACCTGGAGCCGCAGCGCAAGGATGCAATTATGTACGGTTCGGCTTGGTGCCGTATGCGCGCTTGTCTCGCTGAAGGAGGCACCGTATGCGGCTCCTCAGCACTGCTCGAAAATTGCAGAAACGTCGTAGAACTGCAGATTGCGCAGTTGCCAACTGCATGGCTAATATATTTTTACAAAAACCGCGTAGAGTTTTGTACTATTCGCCTTAGATCTGCCCCTTTCTCACCCGTGTGGTGACGTGGTGTTCGTCCATGACCGATCGCAGATCTCCATCGTGAACGCCTCTGCACAAGACATTACTCCACGCAGCTTTTTTCGCTGGCCTGAAAAGCGTTCAGTTGTCGAGTCTCGAACTCGACGTGCCGAGAGTATACCTCAAGCTCGTTTGGGCGGCACACCCGCGCACTTCGTGGCGGACAACTGACGCTGATTCTGTCGGCCTTCTACAGCGATCGCACGTGCATTACTAGCCCGTGTATGTTTTGTCTCTTTCTCCGATACGAGATAGATCGGGCGTTCGCAGGAATCCATGTCGCCTCTTGCATGAGGTCTGCTACGGGGAGGTCCGAGGGTTGCGGGCGGAGGCCCTGTCTCCGGGTGCTGGCAATGTGAGACCGTTTTCGGTCCACACGGGAGTTCCTTAGCCATGCTACGGTCGGCCTACAGTCCACGTGCCAAGGAGACGCGCGACAGCTCCAAACCCGTACACGAGATGGCGTCGCAGGGTCTGAAGACCGTGCATCTGACTAAGCCAGGCTGTGAAATGCGCCCGTTAGCCAGCATCCACGGGGATGAGATTGGCATTCGTGACAAGGAGAAGGAGTCTGGGTACATGGGCTCGAGCATGAGCACTTCGCCCGGCTCTTTTCAGATGCAGACGACGCCGACGTTGGACGTCCACTCGCCGGCTTCGAGCACTGAGAACTGTTGTCACTACACTTGCTGGGATGGATTTACGGACTCCCTTGAGACTCACCGGTTCAGCGCCGAGTGCATGCACGGCTGTTCTCCGCCATGTGAAGCGCCCAATGGTTTCATCAAGGGCGGCAAATCGTTTATGTCGGCAGAAACAGTGTTTACGTGCGACAAAGGGTCCTGCGATGGTTTTgggaaggtggataaaggccTCTCGCCGCGTGTTGTTGGTGGGGTGGAAACAACGGAGCCGTCGGATGCGATTTCAAGTGACATATCGCCGACTTGCTACGACAGTTGTTCCGATTGTACAGTGTCTAAGCTGGCCACAGGTCGTGTTCGGAGTCCGTGCAACGGGGACTCAAGTTCCGCGTCCGGCTCGCCCACTGGCGCCGGGGAGTACGGCTACACGAGCTCCGTGAAGAGTGTCGACTCTCACCTTGCTGAGGTAGAGGTGGACGGGAAAAGTGTTGTGGAAAATGAAGATCGCAGCGTGCAGCGCAATGTTTGCCGTAAACCTTTTAGGCATGTGTCCCATCTCACGCCCGAAAATTGGGGTGAAACGGAAGACAATGCAATAAGTCCATGTATCGAGCTGCAACGGTTGCCGTTGACAATGCAGAACGGTTACGAGTTGCGTGGAGGGCATCTTGTGTCCTGGTCGAGCGTGCCTAAAACTGGCAGCGACGCCGAAAGtaatgtagagtggagcgCCACGGAGATGCGCCATTTACTAGAGACGGTGGCATCGGCGATGGTGTCCACTGAGTATGTATTAAATAGCCTGGTGGAGCGGATCACACCCACTAGAACCTGCCGGGCAAACAAACTGTACCTCTTCAACGTGCTCAAGAGGTTCATCAAGTACTGCCTGGGCGACGACGCTCATGTGTACATCGCGGGATCCACGGCGAACGATATCGACATCGACTACTGCAACTTGCTTTCCGTTCCGTTTTACAGCGACCTCGATATCGACGTAATTTCGTCGCGTTACGGATCCAATGCGATGACCATCCTTAGGCAAATTTTCCACAACCTGTGCGAGTCTCAGGCCGTGCTGAAAGGCGCGGGCATGGTTTCGAACTGGACCATCGGACGGTCCGCCTTCAAGCTGGTGGACTCGGCGCGGGTGCCAATTATCATTATTAGAACGAAGAACGGGATGCTCTGCGACGTTTCGGTAAACGCAGCCAACTCACTCAAGCACAACAAGCTGTTCCACGAATACATCGAGAAGTACCCGATAATGCGTAGTCTGATGCGGCTCATCAAGCATTGGCTTAAATTCAGGGGCATCCCTGCCACCAAGGAGGGCGGGTTCCCGACCATCCTGTGGATGTTCCTCTTCTGCAACGCCTTCGACACCGGGGATACGTATACTATCGGCAGCGCGACGCATGCGCGCAACGTTTCCGCCATGTGCGAAATGCTGCTGTCGAGGGAGATCCTGCGTGGTGACATCGCCTCCGTGCCGCTGACCCACATCTCCCTGCTTGCCGCGCTCGAGAAAACGTTCAGGACGCTCGCCGAGGGCAACAACCTCATCGAAATGGTGaacgccgccacggcctaCGGGCGGGTGCAGGATGCTGTTAACAGGACCAAGCCGACCCGGTGGAGCATGGGCGAGATCGGGCGGAAGCTTGTGGAACTTATCGACGTGGAGCCTCACGTGCCTTTCGCCACGTGGCTGGTGTATTATTACGAGATCTGCAGAACCGAGGAGAGTCTTTCGAAGTACATGGAATGTATCGAGACGCTGGTATCGCTGTCCATCTGCCTCCGCGTGTACGAGGCCCTTGGCAACCCGGATAACATCAACGCGATGCTCGAGATCAGGGCGCTGATCGTCCAGGTGAAGCACGTTTTTGGCTATAACCTATTTTACCTGCTGCACGAGAGCAGGCCGGTGGTGGAGAACGTCCAGAGGTACGTGCAGCGCACGGCGCACATGCTGCGCATCAAGCCGGACACCCCAGACATGATGGAATGTACTCGCATGCTTATAAATCACGTTTCCGAGCAGCTATCGACCATCGTCACTGGCGTATTCTACGAGTCGTACGACAAGGTTTACTCTATTCCTGCCTCCATCGAGCCGCCGAGCCCGCTGATGCCCAAGGCGCAGCGCGACACCCACGACTCGTCGTGCAGCACTCCGTACATGGACGGCGGCATCTGGAGCGACACTGGATGGCTCATTGTGGCGTTGGAGGGCAAGCTGCACATCGTCAAGGCCTTCAAGGTGTGCGTCAAGTGGGACAGCTGGTGGTCGACGTACTTCGTCAGTCGCCGCGACTCCAAGGCCGTGTTCCACGGCTTCACGTACCGTCAGGTGAGCGTTGCAGGCCGTGGCGACCGTAAACCCGACAGCGAGCTGCCCAGGGTGCTCATCCGCCAGGGCGCGCTGGAGCTCTTCCACCCGTGCGACATCGTGTCACGGCTGTACGTCGTCAAGGTGATGAAGGGCGAGCAGAGCATCAGCTCTCACTACTACAGCCTCGACATGTTCACCGGCAC
It includes:
- a CDS encoding TUBULIN protein,putative, whose translation is MREVIAVHVGQAGVQVGNAVWELFCIEHGIAPDGTTENKEASGSGDEDKAFHAFFAETASGKHVPRCLFVDLEPSVVDEVRRGAYSGLFHPEQLMSGKEDAANNFARGRYTTGSEIMNPAMDRIRKLSDACDSIQGFLFFSAVGGGTGSGTGSLLLENVGAEYERKTKLNFCIWPSPQVSTAVVEPYNSVLSTHSLLENTDVAVVLDNEAIYSICKKNLDIGRPIYKNLNRIIAQVISSLTTSLRFDGALNVDMNEFQTNLVPYPRIHFMLSSYAPIISSRKAKHEFMSVAEITNSAFDTASMMAECDPRLGHYMACCLMYRGDVVPKDVNSAIGHVKSKKAVRFVDWSPTGFKFGINYQPPCVVPGDDLAKVSRAVCMISNSTSISEVFIRMDSKFDVMYAKKAFVHWYLGEGMEEGEFEEAREDVAALEKDYEEAINN